aaCAGAGCATCGCGTCGGTTGTATATCATTATCATATGAATCCACTGATGATGGGATGATTGAGAGATCTAAGAATCCCATTACCTTGAGCAAATCAAGTGTTGACTTGACTTTTTCATAGTTAAAATTGTAAGTGTTGAACCGCTTGCATTTTTCATTTGAGAATTTCCTtggtctcttttttttttgacaaccCAGAACTCCACTTCCAGCTTTGCTGATTCAGGTCCCAAACTGCCGAACCCTACAATCTTTGGCGGGCAAGGAAACCCCAAACAGGCGGTTCCCCAACCACTACATGACATCTTTCCAATTAATTGTAAGATTGTAAAGCCTGACATTTAAGACCAAACTTTAACGAAACAATATCTTATAAAAAGATGTGAGTTTCTAACGGCCTTTGTGAGCTCAATCTTGGGTCACCTTAACAAGCCTTATCTTTTATTCCAACCAAGCTTCAACCAGCCAAAAACTAGCTGAACATGAGTCCGACTCAAACTGTATCGATTTGATTTAGAGCCATAGTGATTGTACATTTTAAAATTGAGCTAAAATGataacaataaaatcaatgaCTGGTATCCATAAATAATGAGTTGGAATTCGACCCAAAATTGTGCACATTTTACTGTTTGTTCTTGTAACTATGacaatgcatttttttttttttttaaatgttatgAGACTTGATTGGTGGGGTTTTGGTTGGTTTACCTTACTTTTTCATAATAAAAATTGTAGGTGTGGAATCGCTTGCAACAGTTTCATTTGGTTTGAGAATTTCCTTAGTCTCTGGTGGCTTTATATAAAAAGGCAACAGAAAATGGAAGAGATTGGTGCTTCAATTGTATCTAAAATTGTAGAAGAACCAGTGGCACTAATTGGGAGACAACTCAGCTATCTAATATACTACGATTCTAACATAGAAAGTCTAAAGGATGTGCTTAAAAACCTTGAtgacaagaaaaatgatgTGCAAAGATCTGTGGATGCTGCAAAAAGGAATGGTGCAATCATTAAAGATCAAGTTCAGAGTTGGTTGGAGGAAGTAAGCAAAATATTTCGTGAAGCGGAAGAACTTGAAACCAAACTCAACATGCAAAGGCGGTGCCCAAGTTTGAAATCGCGGTATTCTCTGAGTAGGAAAGCCAAGAAGATTGCTAAGTGTGCCCTTGATCTCAAACTAGACGAAGGACTGAGTAATAATGTTGCCAATCCTGCACCTCTGCAACAGCTGGGGTCAATTATCTCTAGTGAAGGTTTTAAGGGTTTTGAATCCAGAAAAGATGTCATGAATGATGTGCTTAGTGCTTTGAGGAATGAAAAGACAAGAATATTTGGGATTTGCGGGATGGGAGGTGTGGGTAAAACCACAATGGTGAGAGAAATCAAAGAAATCATCAAGAGATTACAAGGAACAAATAAGCTGTTTGATGATGTTGTGATGTCAACTATATCCGCAACTGTAAACATTAGGAAAATTCAAACTGAAATTGCAGAGTCACTAGATATGAAATTGGTCGAGGAAAGTGAATCTATAAGAGCACAAAGGCTACATGAGAGAATCAAGCAGAGTAAAAGAATCCTGATTATATTGGATGATGTATGGTCAGAGCTTAAATTACAGGATGTAGGAATCCCTTTTGGTGTTGGACCTACAACTAATCAAGTTCATGAAGGGTGCAAAATTTTGTTGACATCTCGAAATGAAGAAGTTTGTAAAGTAATGGGTTGTAAAGATGACATTTTTGGAGTCCAAGCcttaaataaagaagaagcatGGGAGCTTTTCAGGGCGACTGTAGGTGAATCCTTGGACAATAATCCTGATTTGTCTCATGTTGCAAAATTGATTGTTGATGAATGCAAAGGTTTACCCATTGCTATCATAACTGTTGGGAAAGCGCTTCTACCAAGTAATGGCAAGCATGAATGGAATACTGCCTTGCAAGAACTGAAAAATTCCCTCCCTGAAAACATCCCTGGAATGGAACCTGAGGTTTATTCTTGCATAAAATTGAGTTATGATAAATTGGATAGTGATGAAGTCAAGTCATGCTTTTTACTTTGTTGCTTATTTCcagaagattatgatgttccgaTTGAGTATTTGGTGAGGTATGGGTTGGGTCGAGCAACTTTCAGAAACACCAACACAGTCGAAGATGTAAGAAACAAAGTGCATTCTTTCGTTGGACAACTAAAAAGAAGGTATTTGTTGCTGGATAGTGAAAAGGAAGAATGTATCAAAATGCATGACATAGTTCGTGATGTTGCTATATCAATTGCCTCAAAAGATCCTCACAGATTTATGGTAAGATCATTTGATGCtgaaggtggaggtggaggacgACCAGGGGTACAAAAAGTTACAAACCAAGAACATTGCAGTGcaatttcattaattgatgttaaattggatgaaaatatTACTGATGGTTTGGAGTGCCCCAAACTTGAGCTTCTACAACTGAAAAATTCCTCAAGTAGTTCACAATATTCGAACCACTTTAAAAGAATGGAAGAACTCAAGGTTTTGGCTTTCTTAGAGGTGAATATGTCAAGCTATTTGGCCTCGGAAAAATCTCTACTGCTTGGAGAACCCAAGTACCTTCATACCTTGTGTCTAGAGGATTGCAAATTGGGAGACATATCCCATGTCATTGGAGGATTGGAGAATTTGGAGATCCTCAGCTTTGCTCGCTCTGAAATCAGTAAGTTGCCTAGAGAAATAGGACATCTTCATCGGTTAAGGATGCTGGATACAACAGATTGTGAAGGACTTGAAGAAATTCCTCATGGTGTCTTATCCAAGTTAAGGAGATTAGAAGAGTTGTACATGGCAGAAAGCTTTCTCAATTGGGCTCCAGCAACAGGAAGCAAGGATGAAACGAGCATGGCAAGCCTTGATGAGGTGACGTCTCTATCTGATCATTTAAATGTCTTAGCCATAAAAATCCATGATGTTCAGATGTTGCGGAATGATGAGTTTCTTTTAAGAAGTCAGCCTATAAGATTTCATGTATCTATCAATATTAGTTGGTCATACAAAAAAGAGAGTTTCAAGAATCGAATGCGTGGTTATCTGTTCGAAAATAGTTTGATGCTTCGTGGTGATGTAAAGGAATATTTGGAGATTGGAGCAGTTAGATACTTCTTGAAGCAATCTGAAGACTTAAGCCTACGCCACACATACAATTTAAAGTATGTCATCGAGAAGTTAGACGATCAAGGGGGCTTTCAACACTTGAAAGTGTTATCAATCATGTATGACAACAACATAGAGTATCTTATGAATGGAACAGATTGGACTCGTCGTGGTCAACCTGCCTTTCCCATCTTAAAATCAGCTACCTTTGAGTATGTTGACAAACTAAAAGTTTTGTGTTGTGGCAAACTACCAGACAAGCGCTCTTTTATGAACCTGAAATCTATTGTAATTGACAATTGTCATGAGTTAAAATATGTCTTTTCACTATCCGTAGCACAAAACTTGGTACAACtccagaaattaattgttaAAAACTGTCAGAAAGTGGAAGATATCATATCAAGGGAAAGAATGGAAGATGATAATGCATCTCACAGGATAAGTTTCCCAAGATTAACTGTTTTGAAGCTTTATGATCTACCCAAGCTCCTTGGTTTCTACACGGGAAACCAACGGGACTCCACCTATGaggtatgtatgtataaaCTTTTGATGCTTGAATGGTATATACTTGTTACTCTTTGGAATATGCTACTTTTGTTGTGTTTAATACTGTCGTTCCAGTTCTAGAAGTTGGTTTGGGTAAAACTTAATCATTTTTGGTATGTTAGAGATTTTAGatgcatttcaattttttgcaactattttatagatatttaataaaaaaatatttctgaaaaaatcacttgaatcatatatcatttgaccactcaattaaattattgtgattttagtactttcttgaagcattgTATTCATCAATTTTGTAGAACATAATTAGatatcgaaacggtttccgaattgtctaattttttgtaagtatAATCTATGAATATAGACTTGAGAAATAGGCGGTTTGGataattgaaaaacaatttgTAGTGTGTTTAGAATGTCCCTtaatagaaggggactataTTTCTAAATCTTCACACCTAtgattttcatttgaaaatttaagTTGAGATGTCCTTAGAGTTAAAAATGTTTATTGGTAAATAGTAATTGACGGTAGGAAAAGGGGAGTAttattatttctcaaaatttatgACACAGGATGTGGGAATATAATTAAGGCAATTTGGAAATAAGACAAATTGTGGAAGTTCATTACTTatgtatttctttctttttggctcATGTGTAAGTTCATTATTTATGTAGAATTAATTAATGTACAGATTATAAAGCCCAATGATGAAAGTGTGAATAAGACGAAAGAGACTAGGAATGACAATCAAGTTGCTGGGTCGACCTCATCTAGATCAAAAGTAGCACAAGTGGGAGCAAGTTGTAATGCTCTATTTCCTTCAAATTGCATTTCATGGTTACCAAATCTAGAGAAACTAGTGTTGATAGATTCGACAAGTGAGCAAGGCTCAGAAGAACTAGTATTCAATGTGGTATTTGATTTAGAAGGGCATAATTCAGCATTTTCTCAATTACAAACATTCCAAGTGTTTTCTTTATATGGAGTTGAACATTTGTGGAAGAACGTTCAACCTGGATTCCAAGGTTTTCAAAATGTAAGATCTTTAGATATTCAAGAATGTAGGAGTCTAAAATATCTATGCCCTTATGAAATTTACAAGCTCCTTGTGAATCTCGAAGAAGTCCAAATATATGAATGTGAGAATATGGAAACTATAGTACATGAAGAAGGGAAAGAGACAGGTGGCAGTGGCTCGATGACTTTGTTTCCCAAACTAATTAATAACATCATACTAGACAACTTGCCAAACCTCGAGAGATTTTGCCCTGATGCCCATTCTTTTGCATGGTCCTCCTCCACGAGAGTTCTGCGTGTGGAATTTTGCCCCAAATTAAAGACATTGGGTTTTGAACTAGTAAGCAAAAATCTACCTGCAGCAGTTGCAGAGAATTTGAGTGATGATCATGTAAGAGGTAGAGAAGAATTAGGATCTGACTGCGCATCATCAACTGGAtctggatttggatttggatgtgCGCCACTAGTCTGCTTACAAAGTCGTCCATCTACTCGCAACTTTACTCAAATATTGCCCCGCCCTGTAAATAGAGAGGTACATATGTCATTATTCTAGACTATGCTTCTCAATTTAGTGTCTATAATTGGTCTTACGTACAGATGtcattgaaaataaaagaaaaataaaacaaaaaagtagaGTTAAATGGGCTTGCCCCAAGCACGGGCCATGACAATTGTAAACActtgttaattttcatttgggaAATCATCACCATTATTTTCGCAAACAGTCTTATTAATATCTAGAATGTCATGGTAAACAACGTTCTTGATTTCTAGAATGTGATAATATCCCATATGTTTATGATTGAAATACTAACAAATTAATATACAATTACTTTTCTACCATTTTTCCAGGTAACGCCGACAAGTGCTACCCACAATCTAGAAGATCTCTTTGTAGAAAAGTGCGATTTATTGGAAGTGATATTTTTGGTTCAGGAAACCCCTTCTACTCAAGCATTTGATAAGCTGAGGCAATTGAATTTGTGGAGGTTACCAATGCTGAGCCACATATGGGAAAAGGGTTTACAAGTTAGCTCAGGCTTTGGAAACCTGAGATTACTAAAAGTACAGTCCTGTCACAATTTGAGATACTTGTTTTCACCGCACATAGCCAAACTTCTTACCTACCTTGAGAGAATAGAAGTTTCCTGGTGTAGTGCGATGGAGAAAATTGTTGGAGAGgcagaaggaggaggagaaagtATTGAGGATGAATTGACATTTCCGCACGTAAATTCCATCTTACTTGGGCGTTTACCCGAACTTGAATCTTTCTGCTCTGAAGCTTATACTTTGAAGTGGCCAGCCTTGGAGAAAGTCGAAGTTCAAAATTGTCCAAAATTAAAAGCGTTTGCTCCTGAGTCTCTATATGCATAAGCAGCCAACATGTGTCTATGAAGCGTCCAcgtggaaagaaaagaaggtatGTTTTCAATTCAACCAAGCACTCTGGTCGGTCACTATAAAATCAGTAGAAGATATATGTATAGCTTAATATATTTTCATGAATTGGcgttgctttttatttttctttgccttATCTTTCTCATGTCATTAGTCCATCTCCACGTGTttaagctatatatatatatatatgtctcgTTAAAATGCTTATTTATATATGGCTCGTTAAAATGCTTCTAAGGATGGTATCATTTTTTGAAGTAGTACTTAACCATTAATATTTTTCCAACAGCAtgcattttctattttaatcatagataataatttttttattctttattttgcaTAATCTTTGAGAAGAATATCATCAGAAGCCAAGAAGCTAGGGACAACACTACATGACATGTTACGGTGCACATCTACATGACATACCAATTTCGTTACTGTTGATATTTTTGATTAATGTTCCTCATATCCTGCCATTGCATCTCTTTGATCAGATAATTTAGTTATTATCTTTAGTTGTATTATAAAACTGGATTTATTTGGACCTTCCTTTTCGTATGTAATATTACCATATTGAATCTTTGGATGTTTGGCTCAACTGTTGGTATCTAGTTAATCAAATTACAAGCATCAtagttttaaattatatatagtttaaattatatatatgtataaattaaCCAAAGTTGTTAATAGAAAGATCCGTGTAACTCATACTAAacattaggggtgggcatcttAAACCGAAATACCGAAACCATACTCTAACTGCACCGTACCATACCGATTTCATACCGTTTCATTAGTTATGGAGAGATATTCGGTACCATACCGTACCGTACCAATAGGGTATGGTATGGTAGCGGTATCAAGATTTTGGTACCTGTATTTTCAATCAATTCAATAAGATGATCCAAAGGTTGTAATTGGCTCCACAATCAAGATCCCGCCAAAACTAAGTCCATaactaaatgaaaaaaaaacaaaacaaaactagtCATAACTCAGGAAGACGACAGAGACttgcataaaatatatagaacTCGTTCCCAAACTGTTCCAAAGCAATGGGGAGTTAGTCTACTGTACCGAACATTTGATAGAAAATTGTTCACACTAAACATTTATATTCTTCATTTATTACCACtttaaacatttaatttgaattaagAGAGAAATTCCCCCCGTATTTAAGGCAATTCTGGAGTTGGTCTTTGGCAAGTAGAATAATGTCACAAAACACAGAATTGTAAGCAAGCAATTAACCCTATAAGTGAGAGTGGTTGGCAGCAGTGGCGGATCTAGGAATTTTCATTTCGGGGGTCAACGTGtaaaaggttaaaaaaaagTCCATACAAAATAGACCTATTGAAATGAAACGATAATACTCTAATTCATAGTTAATAgataaaaccaaacaaaatactCGTGTTCATTATCAAAGAGAACTACatcaactttaaaaaataaacacacatTGCAATACACTGGAAATATCTCTAAGAATGTGataataaaccaaaaattagCATAATCCTCTTCGTCTCCCAAAGCGTCTCGACCTATTCGACATAAGAACTGGCATATATTAGCGTAATCCTGCTGATTTTAGGGCATTTGCGTCATTTTTTAGGTCTGTCGTAGGTTTGACTTTGGGCTTTATCTGCATTTCTTTTGGGTTCTAGCTCCCAAACTTTGGGTTCTTATGAGTATTGTCTTAGGGGGAGCTTACTCAAGCAAAATATTTCTTCAATACGTAAGAGTTAGGTTATTCTTATAAAACTCTTTGTGGATTGAACCTCTATGGTTTTTTACCTAGATTGACCTTAGgtcccttcatgcattcatatcacacatgaaaaattattttatgtaaaaatattggctaagtatgaaaaatggtttttcagaagaatctttttctcaagataatttttggctgcttttattccttacacatcaaataagaaaacttgattttatgggatttcagtatgaagtatatattgacttaataaGCCATAATTTTTAgtctaaatcgtattttgcactaaaatcaaattttcatattttgatttggtgggaatatgatttctagtatttttatttgaatccaaacgGGGGGTACTTTCTTATTTACAttctttttactttcatttattttatattactccattttgaaaatgaaaataaataaatgaatcaCATCATCTACCCATTACttcataaaaaagaataaaaataaataaatgcagAAAAATTGCTACCTCTTCTCTTTCACGCCAGTAACTTGCCCTCTTTTCCCCTTTCACTTTATTGTCTTGTGTTGCACAATTTGCCTCTTTTTTTCCACACCTCTCACATTTGTCAACATCTACTACCCTACCTACCAATATTCATCCCTTTATCTCTCTGTCTATTTCCTCGTAGACACTCTCTTTGTCATTGTTTAcctttttttatctttaatcCCTCTCGGTCAGCGAGTCCACTCCTCTCTTTCGGTGGTCTCCCTTACTTTTGTACTATCTTCTCATAgctgttataaaataactgggatatgtgcgaatattgagctgcacgtaaagtagatgagacacagtatttaacgaggttcagctatgcctacgtcctcggagagcagtaacagtaacttttcactatgtaaaataatagggctacaactttgtgtttacaatatgtatggctcactcaattttctctcttggagaatttctctcttgctctctttcctctcaactcactcaccctcattcttccttctcttcctcttctatatgtgtaaacttctcttgatggaggtatctatttataggcctaagacattggttgttcacctcacaatataattggtagacaacatcattaatattcttcaatcaacaacatcattaatattcttcaatcaacaacatcattaatattcttcaatcaattaggtagtggtttggtttggtgggtgtgtggttaggtttagtgggtgttagttggctatgtgggcttcacctattcttctttacttattcttctttacaacactcccccttggagaccacatgtccctagattggttgcctcattaaaaccatgcttggagaaaaacccagtgaggtagaaaactgatggaaggaagaaaaaagagtacagcaatctgtatagcatacttctggatgctccccctgattaatatctccccctgatgtcttcatgactatcttttggagtgagaatctttcggagtgagtggaggatatagccattaataattctcgtagttgagtaagtaaatatatttccagtgagctatctctatgtaaatcatataaattttcagagtccgcgtttctaacaaaacttgggctatttgtaagttcacttgaaagaatatgcccgtacatggtgttatgcggagatagcatcaaatatacctcacatcatcccaaaatgatggtgatggagttgagccatatctggaaaatatgatgtccggtccaatatacttccggaaaatcattaaagtgtccaacggataatcctcataaaaatgcttcaatactttcttagtataagcaagaatctcgttggcataatgctcgatccttaagtcgagacaaatatttcttgaactcttcagaagctttaatgtgttgcaaacacattataatcaatgtactcactgaggtaatttatgcatattaatattgagtacaaattttgtgcttcaagcacatgtcctttagggacttgctttatgcaatgtcaatcctctcaacggattttgtttaaaagggattaaactttatgacacattatatagctttaacccagctatttatacatctttaggaaatcgcttctggcgatatgctccgtgcatttaataacccttaaagataatatgttggtctccgtaattgtgtaataaggggggcacaattgaatctgtaaatatggagaaaacccaacattctttgtttctgccagaaacagtgtgtcatacaaagtaggtatattcccttttattctgaacacccaagtataaatttcagtattaacatcttttggggttcgtattgtgggtttgttctttcacgttcattctcatctataatggaattacctcattccattttggccaaggatattgtcgacatttaataactgaacgtggttccaatcaacacagcccattgatgatttgagtagctactccaaaactaaaaattgtcattcatcaattcatgatctcatcattctcatttgcacgtgcatgcatcaattataagcatttctttgcttttgggtacccaagccacttcatggggcttttattatgtgagaatgtggattataacctccaatggagcgttattttacagtcgggcgtggataatctctattttagggagttggaacatttagaacccatatatctgtcatgctgcaggcatgccacagattaatacatacatgtcaattaatttctgggactaaCCCATAcatacgcattaggcgtgcacaatatcaatattgacatgtcaaaggattgtcctttcgggacttcaatccacatcatttgctacgcaacaggcgtgcatcatattgatcactgctatacctaTATCCTGTTCTTATGGGAATTTAATCTGTgtagtgtattatcaatgtatccaacttgcaatctgtaaaatttgcattaataattcatggatacatacaagccattcttttggaacagacttatctccccatttggttacctttcaagataaaatatcaaataagtatataagcacaAATactgcttacatccttaggtgggagaaacttttctcaagtatcattcaagctcgtatcggcccagtaaatataat
Above is a window of Prunus persica cultivar Lovell chromosome G2, Prunus_persica_NCBIv2, whole genome shotgun sequence DNA encoding:
- the LOC18787501 gene encoding probable disease resistance protein At4g27220 isoform X2, giving the protein MEEIGASIVSKIVEEPVALIGRQLSYLIYYDSNIESLKDVLKNLDDKKNDVQRSVDAAKRNGAIIKDQVQSWLEEVSKIFREAEELETKLNMQRRCPSLKSRYSLSRKAKKIAKCALDLKLDEGLSNNVANPAPLQQLGSIISSEGFKGFESRKDVMNDVLSALRNEKTRIFGICGMGGVGKTTMVREIKEIIKRLQGTNKLFDDVVMSTISATVNIRKIQTEIAESLDMKLVEESESIRAQRLHERIKQSKRILIILDDVWSELKLQDVGIPFGVGPTTNQVHEGCKILLTSRNEEVCKVMGCKDDIFGVQALNKEEAWELFRATVGESLDNNPDLSHVAKLIVDECKGLPIAIITVGKALLPSNGKHEWNTALQELKNSLPENIPGMEPEVYSCIKLSYDKLDSDEVKSCFLLCCLFPEDYDVPIEYLVRYGLGRATFRNTNTVEDVRNKVHSFVGQLKRRYLLLDSEKEECIKMHDIVRDVAISIASKDPHRFMVRSFDAEGGGGGRPGVQKVTNQEHCSAISLIDVKLDENITDGLECPKLELLQLKNSSSSSQYSNHFKRMEELKVLAFLEVNMSSYLASEKSLLLGEPKYLHTLCLEDCKLGDISHVIGGLENLEILSFARSEISKLPREIGHLHRLRMLDTTDCEGLEEIPHGVLSKLRRLEELYMAESFLNWAPATGSKDETSMASLDEVTSLSDHLNVLAIKIHDVQMLRNDEFLLRSQPIRFHVSINISWSYKKESFKNRMRGYLFENSLMLRGDVKEYLEIGAVRYFLKQSEDLSLRHTYNLKYVIEKLDDQGGFQHLKVLSIMYDNNIEYLMNGTDWTRRGQPAFPILKSATFEYVDKLKVLCCGKLPDKRSFMNLKSIVIDNCHELKYVFSLSVAQNLVQLQKLIVKNCQKVEDIISRERMEDDNASHRISFPRLTVLKLYDLPKLLGFYTGNQRDSTYEVTPTSATHNLEDLFVEKCDLLEVIFLVQETPSTQAFDKLRQLNLWRLPMLSHIWEKGLQVSSGFGNLRLLKVQSCHNLRYLFSPHIAKLLTYLERIEVSWCSAMEKIVGEAEGGGESIEDELTFPHVNSILLGRLPELESFCSEAYTLKWPALEKVEVQNCPKLKAFAPESLYA
- the LOC18787501 gene encoding probable disease resistance protein At4g27220 isoform X1, which translates into the protein MEEIGASIVSKIVEEPVALIGRQLSYLIYYDSNIESLKDVLKNLDDKKNDVQRSVDAAKRNGAIIKDQVQSWLEEVSKIFREAEELETKLNMQRRCPSLKSRYSLSRKAKKIAKCALDLKLDEGLSNNVANPAPLQQLGSIISSEGFKGFESRKDVMNDVLSALRNEKTRIFGICGMGGVGKTTMVREIKEIIKRLQGTNKLFDDVVMSTISATVNIRKIQTEIAESLDMKLVEESESIRAQRLHERIKQSKRILIILDDVWSELKLQDVGIPFGVGPTTNQVHEGCKILLTSRNEEVCKVMGCKDDIFGVQALNKEEAWELFRATVGESLDNNPDLSHVAKLIVDECKGLPIAIITVGKALLPSNGKHEWNTALQELKNSLPENIPGMEPEVYSCIKLSYDKLDSDEVKSCFLLCCLFPEDYDVPIEYLVRYGLGRATFRNTNTVEDVRNKVHSFVGQLKRRYLLLDSEKEECIKMHDIVRDVAISIASKDPHRFMVRSFDAEGGGGGRPGVQKVTNQEHCSAISLIDVKLDENITDGLECPKLELLQLKNSSSSSQYSNHFKRMEELKVLAFLEVNMSSYLASEKSLLLGEPKYLHTLCLEDCKLGDISHVIGGLENLEILSFARSEISKLPREIGHLHRLRMLDTTDCEGLEEIPHGVLSKLRRLEELYMAESFLNWAPATGSKDETSMASLDEVTSLSDHLNVLAIKIHDVQMLRNDEFLLRSQPIRFHVSINISWSYKKESFKNRMRGYLFENSLMLRGDVKEYLEIGAVRYFLKQSEDLSLRHTYNLKYVIEKLDDQGGFQHLKVLSIMYDNNIEYLMNGTDWTRRGQPAFPILKSATFEYVDKLKVLCCGKLPDKRSFMNLKSIVIDNCHELKYVFSLSVAQNLVQLQKLIVKNCQKVEDIISRERMEDDNASHRISFPRLTVLKLYDLPKLLGFYTGNQRDSTYEIIKPNDESVNKTKETRNDNQVAGSTSSRSKVAQVGASCNALFPSNCISWLPNLEKLVLIDSTSEQGSEELVFNVVFDLEGHNSAFSQLQTFQVFSLYGVEHLWKNVQPGFQGFQNVRSLDIQECRSLKYLCPYEIYKLLVNLEEVQIYECENMETIVHEEGKETGGSGSMTLFPKLINNIILDNLPNLERFCPDAHSFAWSSSTRVLRVEFCPKLKTLGFELVSKNLPAAVAENLSDDHVRGREELGSDCASSTGSGFGFGCAPLVCLQSRPSTRNFTQILPRPVNREVTPTSATHNLEDLFVEKCDLLEVIFLVQETPSTQAFDKLRQLNLWRLPMLSHIWEKGLQVSSGFGNLRLLKVQSCHNLRYLFSPHIAKLLTYLERIEVSWCSAMEKIVGEAEGGGESIEDELTFPHVNSILLGRLPELESFCSEAYTLKWPALEKVEVQNCPKLKAFAPESLYA